From the genome of Papaver somniferum cultivar HN1 chromosome 2, ASM357369v1, whole genome shotgun sequence, one region includes:
- the LOC113347018 gene encoding probable receptor-like protein kinase At5g18500 produces the protein MASMNEVLSKKTGLFGLKVWVVIGLGVGLSIIIILTVLWVCLISRRKTKRATDKLPLSQIPTVSKEIKEVRVDKASTNEYGSHEGSLNIHDKSSEKESDRVHTGKANTADNRSRSGSFTHLESGGAGSQSGEDSGTVIVYKPSSSYPITAPSPLSGLPEFSHLGWGHWFTLRDLELATGRFSKDNVLGEGGYGVVYRGNLINGTPVAVKKLLNNLGQAEKEFRVEVEAIGHVRHKNLVRLLGYCVEGTHRILVYEYVNNGNLEQWLHGAMRQHGYLTWEARMKVLLGTAKALAYLHEAIEPKVVHRDIKSSNILIDDNFNSKVSDFGLAKLLGAGKSHITTRVMGTFGYVAPEYANTGLLNEKSDVYSFGVVVLEAITGRDPVDYGRPANEVNMVDWLKMMVGSRRSEEVVDPNIETKPSTRALKRALLTALRCVDPDSDKRPKMSQVVRMLESEEYPIPREDRRHRRKTSSTEIESQRENSDTDKSESQESRLESRRNQQT, from the exons ATGGCGAGTATGAATGAGGTGTTATCAAAGAAAACAGGCCTATTTGGTCTCAAGGTTTGGGTTGTAATCGGACTTGGTGTAGGATTATCAATCATTATCATTCTAACAGTGTTATGGGTATGTCTAATTTCGCGAAGAAAAACAAAGAGAGCAACTGATAAACTCCCACTTAGCCAAATTCCAACCGTATCTAAAGAAATTAAAGAAGTAAGGGTGGACAAAGCATCGACGAATGAGTATGGATCACATGAAGGGAGCCTCAACATTCATGATAAGTCTAGTGAGAAAGAATCTGACAGGGTTCATACGGGGAAAGCAAATACAGCTGATAATCGTAGTCGTTCTGGTTCATTTACTCATTTGGAGAGTGGCGGTGCTGGGTCTCAATCAGGGGAAGATTCTGGGACTGTTATAGTTTACAaaccatcttcttcttatccGATAACCGCACCTTCACCTTTAAGCGGTTTGCCTGAATTTTCTCACCTTGGTTGGGGTCACTGGTTTACGTTAAGAGACTTAGAGCTTGCAACTGGTCGGTTCTCAAAGGATAATGTGCTTGGAGAGGGTGGCTATGGAGTTGTTTATCGTGGTAATTTGATTAATGGCACTCCAGTGGCAGTTAAAAAACTCCTCAACAATCT AGGCCAAGCGGAAAAGGAATTTAGAGTTGAAGTTGAGGCAATTGGACATGTTCGACATAAAAATTTAGTTAGACTTCTCGGATATTGCGTTGAAGGTACTCACAG GATTTTGGTTTATGAGTATGTCAACAATGGAAATCTAGAGCAATGGCTCCACGGAGCTATGCGTCAACATGGATATCTTACTTGGGAAGCCCGAATGAAGGTTCTCCTTGGCACTGCTAAGGC ACTTGCTTACTTACACGAGGCTATTGAACCAAAAGTTGTACACCGTGACATCAAGTCCAGCAATATACTGATCGACGACAACTTCAATTCTAAGGTGTCAGATTTTGGTTTGGCAAAGCTGTTGGGGGCTGGGAAAAGCCATATTACCACTCGAGTGATGGGAACCTTTGG ATATGTCGCACCGGAATATGCAAATACTGGCCTCCTAAATGAAAAGAGCGACGTTTACAGCTTTGGGGTTGTTGTCTTGGAAGCAATCACTGGAAGGGACCCCGTGGATTATGGACGCCCTGCCAATGAG GTAAATATGGTTGATTGGTTGAAAATGATGGTTGGTAGTAGGCGCTCAGAAGAAGTGGTGGATCCAAACATTGAGACAAAGCCATCAACGAGGGCCCTCAAACGAGCTCTTTTAACAGCTTTGAGATGTGTTGATCCAGACTCAGACAAGAGACCGAAGATGAGCCAAGTTGTTCGCATGCTTGAGTCAGAGGAATATCCCATACCTCGAGAG